From the Leptospira congkakensis genome, the window ATATACATTTTTACCTTTTCCATCCATCTCCAATCTCTTGGTCATTTGCCAAATCCAATGTGCAAATTCAGAAAGGAAATCCATCCCGAGAAAATTCTTTCCTTGCTCCATCTGTTATATTGAATTTTATCTCTACTATGTCAAACACACTCATCCAACAAGAAACAAGTAAAGTCCATAAAGAAGTCATCGATGCTAATGAAAAATATGCATCGGAATTTGGGAAAAAAGGCGAACTTGCCCTACCTCCTGCGAGAAGTTTTACCATCCTCACCTGTATGGATGCAAGACTGGATCCTGCCAAATACGCAGGCCTTGCAGAAGGAGACGCGCACGTGATTCGAAATGCTGGCGGCCGTGCGAGTGATGATGCGATTCGTTCCTTGGTCATTTCTTATAAACTATTAGGAACCAAAGAATTTTTCGTGATCCACCACTCCGACTGCGGAATGGAGTTATTCACAGATCCGATCATTCGTAACCTCCTTTCCAAAAGTTTAAAAACGGCAACGATCGATTCCAATGGATGGCGAAACGTAGAAGAATCGGGTGGTTCCGACGAAGCGAAGTTCATCCCTTTTTTAACCTTCGATCATTTGGAACAAAGTGTGATCGATGACGTCAAAAGAATCCGAAACCATCCTTTGATTCCCAAAGACATCCCTGTCTACGGATACTATTATGATGTCAAAACGGGAAAACTGGTAGAAGTCAAAGAAGCAACCAAGATCGGAAGGGCTTCTTAAGACCAAAGCCAAGTAGGCAAAAGTAATAATACGAACTTTCCCAAAATAAATTCCAGGGTTTTGGGATTGGGATTTTAGAAATGAGAGGATTGTGATAGAAGGAAGTCATTGGGTGGCGGGTCTAGTTCCCCACCCTAATCGGGCGGGGATACTCATATCCTATCCTGTACGCGCGGGCGAAGGGGCTCGCCCTCTCCGCTGTTCGGCCATCGTGTCCTCACAACGCTCCGAGTCACGGCGCCGCTCTTGATTCGCCATCGTGGCTTTCTTA encodes:
- a CDS encoding beta-class carbonic anhydrase produces the protein MSNTLIQQETSKVHKEVIDANEKYASEFGKKGELALPPARSFTILTCMDARLDPAKYAGLAEGDAHVIRNAGGRASDDAIRSLVISYKLLGTKEFFVIHHSDCGMELFTDPIIRNLLSKSLKTATIDSNGWRNVEESGGSDEAKFIPFLTFDHLEQSVIDDVKRIRNHPLIPKDIPVYGYYYDVKTGKLVEVKEATKIGRAS